The Dickeya poaceiphila DNA window GTCGGCACCGTTTGCGTCGCCAGAACACCATCACAATGTAACGTCAGGGTGCCGTCGTGATGGTCTTGCCCCCAATGACCGTGATCCTGTGGCGTCTCGCCCGCTTTCAATTGCTCTTCCTGCGTATCAAGACCAAACTTCACGTAGCTACCCTGCGTGCCGTGAACCACATACCGGGCGCCTGGCGCTGCCGCCAGCATGGTGCCGTGCACTACCACGCGCCGCTGGGGATAAATCAACGTGGCATGGAAGTAATCCACCGCTTTGCTGCCTGGCCGCAGTTGTGCCAAATCGGCCTGAATCGCCACCGGAAAACCAAATAATTGCAGCACCTGATCAATCAGGTGTGGTGCCAGATCGTACCAGATACCGCTACCCTCGCTACCGTCTTCGCGCCAGCGTTGGCGTACTTGCGGACGATAGCGGTCAAAATGTGATTCCATATACACCACATCGCCCAACGTCCCGGTTTTCAGCAATTGCGTCAGCGTCAAAAAATCGCTGTCCCAACGTCGGTTATGGAATACGGAAAGCAGCTTGCCGGTATGTTCCGCCAACTGACGCAATTCACGGGCTTGTGACAACGTCACAGTAAAGGGCTTATCCACCACCACATGTTTACCAGCAATGAGTGCCTGACGCGCCAGCGGAAAATGGGTGTCATTCGGGGTGGGGATCACAATCAGGTCGATATCCGGATCATTGAACAGCGTCTGCGGTTCACGCACCACCTGCATTGAAGGCCAGTCAGCCTGAACTTTCCCCTCATCACTGCTGGACACCGCCGCTAATGTCATTCCTGGCGTAGCGGCAATCAGCGGTGCATGAAACGTCTTACTGGCATAGCCATAACCCAGCAGACCCACACGGATAATATCCGTCATATCGTTCCCCTTATACCTGTCAGGCCGGAGGCTCTGGCCTATTTGTCCGATTGCAATTGCTCACTGCTGACGGAGCACAGCCTAGTATAGCACTGAGGAAACAGATAATTATCGGAAGGGTCCGTTTTCAACACCAGCCACAACCGCCTGTGGCGATCATGGCCGATTGCCTCATCATTGCCAAAGCGTTACAGCGTAAAGAGGTACGACGTAAAGCGTTACGGCGTGACGACCCAGGGATGCGGTGCAAGCGATTCACCTCGCCAGCCAGAAGCGTCGGGTATTTTTTCCATCATCGGGTGATGGATTTCACTGTTGCGACGCCGGAAATCGCTGGGGCTAACGCCTACTCGCTTGCGGAACACACGGGAAAAATAGAGTTGATCGTCATAGCCCACCACGCGCCCGACGGCAGCAATCGACTCCTGAGTCGTTTGCAACAGCAGTTTGGCGCGGATCACCCGCTGATCTTCGCGCCAGCGTAAGATATTCACCCCGACCTGCTCACGGAACAGGTGCGCCAGCCGCGACGGCGACAGGCACACATGCCGCGCGACCTCATCAATGCGCAGCTCTCCGGCCAGATTGCCGGTAATAAACTGGCACGCCTCGATCACGCGCGGGTCCATAATACGCTCCGGGCTTTGCGGATCTTCTTCCATCGCGCGTAACAACAGGCG harbors:
- a CDS encoding oxidoreductase gives rise to the protein MTDIIRVGLLGYGYASKTFHAPLIAATPGMTLAAVSSSDEGKVQADWPSMQVVREPQTLFNDPDIDLIVIPTPNDTHFPLARQALIAGKHVVVDKPFTVTLSQARELRQLAEHTGKLLSVFHNRRWDSDFLTLTQLLKTGTLGDVVYMESHFDRYRPQVRQRWREDGSEGSGIWYDLAPHLIDQVLQLFGFPVAIQADLAQLRPGSKAVDYFHATLIYPQRRVVVHGTMLAAAPGARYVVHGTQGSYVKFGLDTQEEQLKAGETPQDHGHWGQDHHDGTLTLHCDGVLATQTVPTLPGHYQSYYAGIRDALLGRGDNPVLVEQAINVMELIELGVTSNEQKKAMTLKNS